The following proteins are encoded in a genomic region of Acidobacteriota bacterium:
- the larE gene encoding ATP-dependent sacrificial sulfur transferase LarE — protein MSLETKTTTAIATLKKSRKLIVALSGGVDSAVLLHLAVRALGAENVVAATGQSAAVPGSDLEDAEAVARCVGVRLERVATYELEQPDYVANRGDRCFHCREELFQRLAHLGRRLGILEIAYGAIVDDLGDNRPGMRSAEQRSVRSPLLDAGLTKADIREVARAAGLPVRDKPASPCLASRLPVGTVVTSERLARIEVAETGLRALGLTEFRVRDHFPLARVELDAEGLSRSGRDAFRSRIESVVRGAGFANVEIDPAGYGGIGPIRSGGQ, from the coding sequence ATGTCACTCGAGACCAAGACAACCACGGCAATCGCGACTCTCAAGAAGAGTCGGAAATTGATCGTCGCGCTCAGTGGAGGCGTCGATAGTGCCGTGCTGCTCCATCTGGCGGTTCGGGCGCTGGGTGCCGAGAACGTCGTGGCGGCCACCGGTCAGTCCGCCGCCGTCCCGGGGAGCGATCTGGAGGACGCCGAGGCGGTGGCCCGCTGCGTGGGGGTACGCCTGGAGCGGGTGGCGACCTACGAACTGGAGCAGCCGGACTATGTCGCCAACCGCGGGGATCGCTGTTTTCATTGCAGGGAAGAGCTTTTTCAGCGTCTGGCCCATCTGGGCCGGCGCCTGGGTATCCTGGAGATCGCTTACGGGGCGATCGTCGATGATCTGGGGGACAACCGCCCGGGGATGCGATCGGCGGAGCAGCGGTCCGTCCGCTCCCCCCTCCTGGACGCCGGACTCACCAAGGCCGATATCCGGGAGGTCGCCCGGGCCGCCGGGCTCCCGGTCCGGGACAAGCCCGCTTCTCCATGCCTGGCCTCGCGGCTGCCGGTGGGCACCGTCGTCACCTCGGAGCGGTTGGCCCGCATCGAGGTCGCCGAGACGGGGCTCCGGGCCCTGGGGTTGACCGAATTCCGAGTGCGGGACCATTTCCCGCTGGCCCGGGTCGAGCTGGATGCCGAGGGGCTCAGCCGGAGCGGTCGGGACGCGTTCCGGAGCCGGATCGAGTCGGTGGTCCGGGGAGCGGGCTTTGCCAACGTCGAGATCGACCCCGCGGGCTACGGCGGGATCGGACCCATCCGCTCCGGGGGCCAGTAG
- a CDS encoding S26 family signal peptidase, with protein MKSIRLAVLAILGWGVLWIAVGGTTLVGTQTMRGISMEPALGSGDRIWVDLWTPHGTPPPVGQTWLFRDPEDRLVVKRVATAPGFPEDRPRAGLWSEPPGGPGVWLLGDHAEDSDDSRRYGPVPLQRLRGRVVGIYWPPERMGPIPP; from the coding sequence ATGAAGTCCATCCGGCTCGCCGTCCTGGCCATCCTTGGTTGGGGCGTGCTCTGGATAGCGGTCGGCGGCACCACCCTGGTAGGTACCCAGACGATGCGAGGCATCTCGATGGAACCTGCTCTCGGTTCCGGCGATCGAATCTGGGTCGATCTCTGGACTCCCCACGGGACCCCGCCCCCGGTCGGCCAGACCTGGCTGTTCCGGGATCCGGAGGATCGTCTGGTCGTCAAACGGGTCGCCACAGCACCGGGGTTCCCCGAGGATCGCCCCCGGGCAGGGCTGTGGTCCGAACCCCCGGGAGGGCCGGGGGTCTGGCTCCTGGGGGACCACGCCGAGGACAGCGACGACAGCCGTCGCTATGGTCCGGTCCCGCTTCAGCGCCTCAGGGGACGGGTCGTCGGGATCTACTGGCCCCCGGAGCGGATGGGTCCGATCCCGCCGTAG
- a CDS encoding ABC transporter permease — MDSRRTRSLRVGLVLAAGLALAALLAPMVATSTPIWADPDERPSVTAPIPYDPGAIDLRARLSPPSRAHWLGTDALGRDVASRLLHGSRVSLSVGLLAALAALAIGIPLGAVAGYRGGWIDHAVSRCMESILCFPSLLLALALLAAPPAIFSGLSAIVRVSLVIAVSGWIPIARFLRAEILTLRDSDLVRAAEASGLPRRRILVRHLLPGALAPVLVTAAFAVAGAMTLEAALSFLGLGVPPPTPTWGGLLFDAREHIYEAWWLALFPGVALFAAVLTCNLIGEGLRDRLDPRTPRR; from the coding sequence GTGGATAGCCGCCGAACACGGTCGTTGCGTGTGGGGTTGGTGCTGGCCGCAGGGCTCGCGCTGGCGGCGCTGCTGGCCCCCATGGTCGCGACCTCCACACCGATCTGGGCCGACCCTGACGAACGTCCGTCCGTGACGGCGCCGATCCCCTACGACCCCGGCGCGATCGACCTGCGGGCCCGGCTCTCCCCTCCGTCCCGTGCCCACTGGTTGGGCACCGACGCGTTGGGTCGCGACGTGGCCTCACGACTGCTGCACGGCTCCCGGGTCTCGCTCTCGGTGGGGTTGCTGGCGGCGCTGGCGGCCCTGGCCATCGGCATCCCCCTCGGCGCCGTGGCCGGTTACCGAGGAGGCTGGATCGACCACGCCGTCTCTCGTTGCATGGAATCGATCCTCTGTTTCCCGTCCCTCCTGCTGGCGCTGGCGCTGTTGGCGGCTCCGCCGGCAATCTTCTCCGGTCTGTCGGCGATCGTTCGGGTCTCCCTGGTGATCGCAGTCAGCGGTTGGATTCCCATCGCCCGTTTCCTCAGAGCCGAGATCCTCACGCTGCGGGACTCGGATCTCGTTCGCGCCGCCGAGGCCTCGGGACTCCCCCGTCGCCGGATCCTGGTGCGTCATCTCCTGCCCGGTGCCCTGGCTCCCGTCCTCGTCACCGCGGCGTTCGCGGTGGCGGGTGCGATGACCCTCGAGGCGGCACTCTCATTCCTGGGGCTGGGGGTTCCGCCGCCGACACCGACCTGGGGAGGGTTGCTGTTCGATGCCCGGGAGCATATCTACGAGGCGTGGTGGCTGGCGCTGTTTCCCGGTGTCGCGCTGTTCGCGGCGGTGCTGACCTGCAACCTGATCGGCGAGGGGCTGCGAGATCGGCTGGACCCTCGAACGCCGCGGCGATGA
- a CDS encoding ABC transporter permease — MIVLIVRRLGSALATLFLVCAAVFLLIQLAPGSAVDESSDQDGFNRLTTESREELRRIYRLDRPLPVQFGLWLSDLARGDLGQSFANRQPVREKITERLGVTLTLNALALTLMIGLSVPLGTLAAWRPGSRLDRWTATGLYALYAIPAFWAGLLLQNFLSVRLGWFPVAGSGSAELAGLSWGARSLDGILHLVLPVLTLSYGGIAYLSRFVRATLLEQVGGETLLAVRARGLSRWVALWRHGFRLAAVPMLTLAGFLLPALFSGSVIVETLFSLHGVGRLFVDAALQRDVPVLMGLTLVSGATTLAGIVLADIFYVVFDPRVHRG; from the coding sequence GTGATCGTCCTGATCGTCCGTCGGTTGGGCAGCGCCCTGGCAACGTTGTTCCTGGTCTGCGCCGCGGTCTTCCTCCTGATCCAGTTGGCACCGGGAAGCGCCGTCGACGAGAGTTCGGATCAAGACGGTTTCAACCGACTCACGACGGAATCCCGAGAAGAGCTGCGAAGGATCTATCGACTGGATCGTCCGTTGCCGGTCCAGTTCGGACTCTGGCTGTCCGACCTGGCACGGGGTGACCTGGGACAGTCGTTCGCCAACCGTCAGCCGGTGCGCGAGAAGATCACCGAACGGCTCGGCGTGACGCTGACGCTGAACGCGTTGGCATTGACGCTGATGATCGGCCTCTCGGTTCCTCTCGGAACGTTGGCGGCCTGGCGACCCGGATCCCGGCTCGACCGTTGGACCGCGACGGGGCTCTACGCGCTCTACGCCATCCCGGCGTTCTGGGCCGGACTCCTGTTACAGAATTTCCTGTCGGTCCGCCTGGGCTGGTTTCCGGTGGCCGGCAGCGGCTCCGCGGAATTGGCCGGTCTCTCGTGGGGGGCGCGATCCCTCGATGGGATCCTCCATCTGGTCTTGCCGGTGCTGACGCTGAGTTACGGCGGCATCGCCTATCTCTCCCGATTCGTTCGGGCGACGCTCCTCGAGCAGGTCGGTGGAGAGACCCTCCTGGCGGTACGTGCGCGGGGTCTGTCGCGCTGGGTCGCCCTGTGGCGACACGGCTTCCGACTTGCGGCGGTGCCGATGTTGACGCTGGCGGGATTCCTCCTGCCGGCGTTGTTCAGTGGTTCGGTGATCGTCGAGACGTTGTTCTCGCTTCACGGGGTCGGTCGTCTGTTCGTCGATGCGGCGCTCCAACGGGATGTCCCGGTCCTGATGGGGCTGACACTCGTCTCCGGCGCCACGACCCTCGCCGGCATCGTGCTGGCGGACATCTTTTACGTCGTCTTCGATCCGAGGGTCCATCGTGGATAG
- a CDS encoding ABC transporter substrate-binding protein — translation MRPFALRLISWMLPLLVCIGCIGCTAPAGTGSAGNPSTVRVSILSADPPSLSLLGSSDLNSQRLAVQITDSLVQYDPNMKLVGRLATDWTVSEDGTSITFNLRRDVRWQDGQPFTSRDVLFTAEAVRRPSVANTIFAPQLETLAAIEAPDDYTVVVRYEEGFPDMLEPWRMPQLPAHLAGLDEDLVTGKYAKHPVGCGPFRFEQHIPGQEIVLSANDDYWDGRPSIDRLVFKIYPEMQTAYQALLAGEIDLMPMSPDLHRQARESDRADRWTFDVYHTFSTWLMTWNQTGSNPFFDDPRVRKAMVHALDRDTFIETVLGGHARSGVTTFHPDLVWADPDARPLEYSPETARRLLAEAGWLDHDGDGLLDRDGTPFRFTILVAASTMKLVDHMAAWQQESWKALGIDARIDRLEWQAFRERRNAGEFDLASYTLRFSPNPDQSDLYHSTARESGINYFGLADDELDRHLERARELGLDDDQRRAILHQVQRRLQALEPVTCLFYFATPLVYDRHLQGVKTTPLGLVETTAGPRHWRWSEVDGE, via the coding sequence ATGAGGCCGTTCGCGTTGCGTTTGATTTCGTGGATGCTGCCGTTGCTCGTCTGCATCGGGTGCATCGGGTGCACCGCCCCGGCCGGCACCGGCAGTGCCGGCAACCCCTCGACCGTCCGCGTCTCGATCCTCTCCGCGGACCCGCCGTCCCTGAGTCTTCTGGGGAGTAGCGATCTCAACTCCCAACGGCTTGCGGTCCAGATCACCGACAGCCTGGTGCAGTACGACCCCAACATGAAACTCGTTGGACGGCTCGCGACCGACTGGACGGTCAGCGAAGACGGAACGTCGATCACCTTCAACCTTCGTCGCGACGTACGGTGGCAGGACGGTCAGCCGTTCACCTCCCGCGATGTCCTCTTTACCGCAGAGGCGGTGCGTCGACCGTCCGTCGCCAACACCATCTTCGCTCCACAGCTCGAAACCCTCGCCGCGATCGAGGCGCCGGACGACTACACCGTCGTCGTTCGTTACGAAGAGGGATTCCCCGACATGCTGGAGCCCTGGCGAATGCCGCAGCTCCCGGCTCATCTTGCGGGCCTGGACGAGGACCTCGTCACCGGCAAGTACGCAAAGCATCCTGTCGGCTGCGGGCCGTTCCGTTTCGAACAACACATCCCCGGCCAGGAGATCGTCCTGTCCGCCAACGACGACTACTGGGACGGACGACCGTCCATCGATCGGCTGGTCTTCAAGATCTACCCGGAAATGCAAACCGCCTATCAGGCGCTCCTGGCAGGCGAGATCGACCTGATGCCCATGAGCCCCGATCTGCATCGCCAGGCCCGCGAATCCGATCGAGCGGATCGCTGGACCTTCGATGTCTACCACACCTTCAGCACATGGCTGATGACCTGGAACCAGACCGGCTCCAACCCCTTCTTTGACGACCCCCGGGTGCGAAAGGCGATGGTGCATGCCCTCGACCGGGATACCTTCATCGAGACGGTTCTGGGTGGGCATGCGCGCTCCGGGGTCACGACGTTCCATCCGGACCTGGTCTGGGCGGATCCAGACGCTCGACCGCTCGAGTACTCGCCGGAGACTGCGCGGCGACTGCTGGCCGAAGCTGGTTGGCTGGACCACGACGGCGACGGTTTGTTGGACCGTGACGGCACCCCATTCCGCTTCACGATCCTGGTCGCCGCGTCGACCATGAAGCTCGTCGATCACATGGCCGCGTGGCAGCAGGAGTCCTGGAAGGCGTTGGGAATCGACGCACGCATCGATCGACTGGAGTGGCAGGCGTTTCGGGAACGTCGCAACGCGGGAGAATTCGACCTGGCCTCCTACACCCTTCGCTTTTCGCCCAACCCGGATCAATCCGATCTCTATCATTCGACGGCACGCGAGAGCGGCATCAACTACTTCGGCCTGGCCGACGATGAGCTGGACCGCCATCTCGAACGGGCCCGGGAACTGGGGCTCGACGACGACCAACGCCGGGCGATCCTGCATCAGGTTCAGCGACGGCTACAGGCGCTCGAACCGGTGACCTGTCTGTTCTACTTCGCGACGCCGTTGGTCTACGACCGCCACCTTCAAGGTGTCAAGACCACCCCTCTGGGTCTGGTCGAAACGACGGCGGGACCACGTCATTGGCGCTGGTCGGAGGTCGATGGCGAGTGA
- a CDS encoding arginine--tRNA ligase, with amino-acid sequence MHPDSNQPHTQTPEDALRRLLQAAIRDAWQIDDLALDSIPLTYPPKAELGDLASPICFELARRLRKAPREIATSIVDKLSTDGTISRVEVAGGGYLNAYLDRDGLIAARLRETPTDAKPTGDHKTIVEHTNINPNKAAHIGHLRNAVLGDTLVRFLRRLGARVETQNYIDDTGVQVADLVVGFRFIREMDLEAVQTRYSADELDRRGERFDYVAWDLYAQVTKYYDEDAERLEQRKETLHLMEQGDNAVAELAAFVARRMVQHHLTTMSRLGIRYDILPHESDILRHRFWEHAFERLKSLGAIQQAASGKNQGCWVMDLEGVDEGSGEDQKVIVRSDGTVTYVGKDIAYQMWKFGLLGRDFAYTSFNWSPQRACYDVWTTTHPTGDEPHPAFGAARTVYNVIDIRQAFLQRVVKQALRQLGHTEEAERSIHYSYEMVALSPAAVEAMFPAYALSDEERAKAYLEMSGRKGLGLRADDLLDALIQRAGAEVAQRNADLGDDASREIAEQIAIGALRYYMLRFSRNRVVAFDLDAALAFEGETGPYLQYTVLRARNILRKAVGEFGEASQSTESLTEAALLDALPEESRADHWNLVLQLLRVPATLRQAVDSLELSSVAKHAYVLAQAFNSFYHRYPAIKEPDPSTRQTRLAVIRIFHDGMVDLLSLMGVPVPDRM; translated from the coding sequence GTGCATCCTGATTCAAATCAACCTCACACCCAGACTCCGGAAGACGCACTAAGGCGGCTCCTTCAGGCTGCCATCCGCGATGCGTGGCAGATCGACGACCTGGCGCTGGATTCGATTCCGCTGACCTATCCGCCCAAGGCCGAACTCGGCGATCTGGCATCCCCGATCTGTTTCGAGTTGGCGCGTCGCCTACGTAAGGCGCCTCGGGAGATCGCCACATCGATCGTCGACAAGCTGTCGACCGACGGGACCATCTCACGGGTGGAGGTTGCGGGCGGCGGCTATCTCAACGCTTACCTCGACCGTGATGGGCTGATCGCGGCGCGTCTTCGTGAGACACCCACCGATGCGAAACCCACCGGGGACCACAAGACCATCGTCGAGCACACCAACATCAATCCCAACAAGGCCGCCCACATCGGGCATCTTCGGAACGCCGTTCTCGGCGACACGTTGGTTCGCTTCCTACGACGGCTTGGTGCTCGGGTCGAGACCCAGAACTACATCGACGACACCGGGGTCCAGGTCGCGGACCTGGTCGTTGGATTCCGGTTCATTCGCGAGATGGATCTGGAGGCCGTTCAGACACGCTACTCCGCCGACGAACTGGATCGACGTGGGGAGCGTTTCGACTACGTGGCCTGGGACCTCTACGCCCAGGTGACGAAGTACTACGACGAGGATGCAGAGCGGCTGGAGCAACGGAAAGAGACGTTGCACCTCATGGAACAGGGTGACAACGCCGTCGCAGAGCTGGCAGCGTTCGTCGCACGACGCATGGTTCAGCATCACCTGACGACCATGTCTCGTCTCGGCATCCGTTACGACATCCTCCCCCACGAGAGCGATATCCTTCGTCATCGATTCTGGGAACATGCCTTCGAGCGACTCAAGAGTCTCGGCGCCATCCAGCAGGCCGCCTCCGGAAAGAACCAGGGTTGCTGGGTGATGGACCTCGAGGGTGTCGACGAGGGCAGCGGCGAAGATCAGAAGGTGATCGTCCGCTCCGACGGGACGGTGACCTACGTCGGCAAGGACATCGCCTACCAGATGTGGAAGTTCGGCCTACTGGGTCGAGACTTCGCGTACACCTCGTTCAACTGGTCCCCACAGCGCGCGTGTTACGACGTCTGGACGACTACACATCCCACGGGCGACGAGCCGCATCCGGCCTTCGGTGCCGCCCGGACCGTCTACAACGTGATCGATATCCGTCAGGCGTTCCTTCAACGAGTCGTGAAGCAGGCGCTTCGGCAACTGGGTCACACCGAGGAGGCCGAGCGTTCGATCCATTACTCCTACGAGATGGTGGCCCTCTCCCCTGCGGCGGTCGAAGCGATGTTCCCCGCGTACGCACTCTCGGACGAGGAGCGGGCCAAGGCCTACCTCGAGATGTCCGGCCGCAAGGGGCTGGGCTTGCGGGCAGACGACCTTCTGGACGCGTTGATTCAGCGTGCCGGGGCGGAGGTCGCGCAACGAAACGCCGATCTGGGTGACGACGCGTCTCGCGAAATCGCCGAGCAGATTGCGATCGGTGCGCTCCGTTACTACATGCTGCGCTTCTCCCGAAACCGTGTCGTCGCATTCGACCTGGACGCGGCGCTGGCGTTCGAGGGCGAGACGGGTCCTTATCTTCAATACACGGTCCTGCGCGCGCGAAACATCCTGCGAAAGGCCGTGGGGGAATTCGGCGAGGCATCCCAATCGACCGAGAGCCTCACCGAGGCGGCGCTGCTGGACGCGCTCCCCGAGGAGAGCCGAGCGGATCACTGGAATCTTGTACTGCAACTCCTACGCGTTCCCGCGACGTTGCGGCAGGCAGTCGATAGTCTCGAATTGTCGTCGGTCGCCAAACACGCCTACGTCCTGGCGCAGGCGTTCAACTCGTTCTACCACCGCTACCCCGCGATCAAGGAACCGGATCCGTCCACGCGACAGACACGGCTGGCGGTCATCCGCATCTTCCACGACGGAATGGTCGATCTTCTTTCGCTGATGGGTGTCCCGGTTCCCGATCGCATGTAG